The genome window ATGACCACGAAGAAGGTGGTCCTGCTGGGGTGAGCAGGAGCGGTGACGGGCTGTGTGTTCCCAGGGGTCCTTGGGCAGCACATGAGGGCTCAGCCATTGAAGTTCCGGCTCAAATACTATGGTGAGTGAGGGCAGCGGGGTGTCAGCAGGGACTGGCGGGGAGGAAGGACCCTGGCCAGGGAGCTGCAATCCCTGCCACATCCggggagggctctgctccctgcgcAGACGAGGGGTGGtgggggcagagcagagagaggTTTCAGGGACACGAGGGCTATTCGTGGCCAGCTCCTTCCATCTGATCCCATTGGCCGCTGTTCCCCCTGGCCATCCGAAGAGCTGGTGGGGTGGCCCTGGCAGGAGGGGTTTCTGGTTCCCTGTGGATCCGGGCCCTGACCTTGGCTCTGTTCCTCTCTGTTCCCAACATTCAATGTGCGACAAAGGACAGCAGCCCCTACGTCCAACGCCAGGCACTTCACACTCTGCCCCTGCTGAGAGCTGCAGTGGCAAATGGCTCCTCCAGATCCAGGCTGCAGGAACTGCAGAGCCAACTCCGCCAGGCGTGGAGGAGGCGGCGGCCTTCTCTCTGGGGCAatggctggctgtgctgctggggctccgCGCAGGACTGATCCCAGCACCGCCATGTGCTCTTCCTTCATTAAACAGTTTATGGAGTGTCTGAACCTGCAGATCTCGAGTTACTGCTCTTCTGCCCTTCTGTCTCCAGCCAGTGGGTCTTGCTTtggtccccagtgtccccatggcacggaagaagaatataaaaatgGTATTTGTGCTCAGCAACAGTCGCCCAGGCACGCAGTGTGGTAGGAAAAGTGACCAGAAATCACTTTGCACTTGGTTTTTCTGGTGAAGCCTTTAATGCTTCCAACAAGAGCAGAACCCAGAGCTGTGAGGATCCCTGAAGAACTTGTCCTTGGAGATGTCCACAAACGTTCTCCCCACCGTGACCTGCCATTTTTGCCTCTTTAGCCGGCTCCTGTGGAGCTCCTTTGGTGCTGCGTCACTGTGGGGTGGgtttgctgggctgggggagccccAGGTCACACGCCTGTGGCACCGTGTCACAGGGCCCTTTGTGACCCGGCATGATAagggtgctggtggcacagcAACCACGTCACTGTGCCCGGAGGACACgacgggacaggacaggagcGAGAGGAGCTGCCAGGAGCCCCTGTGCAGAGACCTTGTTCCCTGTTGATCAGTGTCTACCGTATACGACGCTTTTCCTACACATCTCgcatccctgcagcaggagccctTGAGGCCAGACAGCAGCAGGATGGCGTGGAGACCCCCATTCATACCCAGGGTGGTCTGGCTGAGTGATAAGAGTGAGGACGAGGAGGAGAAGGGCGCTGAGGCTGCCCCAGCATCGCAGCATGAGGAGGTGCAggagcaccagctgctgcaggcaggtcaGTGGCCGGGCTGGGCCTCAGGGCGAGTGGCTGCAGCCGGCTGGGACCATCCCCGTGGACATCCCCAAGGAAAGAGGGGACGAGGGGACAGGGCTGTTCCCCACGCTGGGCTCTGGCCATGCTCCATCCACGGGCACTCCCAGCCCCATCCTGAGGCCAGAGAGACGGGGGTCagtgtccccaccagcccctgtcACGGGGCTTGGCTGTGTTCTCCAGCCTCTCCCGCAgcccctcagctctgcccacaCTTGGTCTTTGCCAGATCCCAACTGGGAGCTgccagaagaggagaagaagcaGGAATACACCCACGTCCTGCACAACCCCAGAGCAAAGGTAcccgcagccagccctgctctcgCTGCCCAGCCAAGCACCGCTGTTGGGCACTCGGTGTGGCATCCTtctcttccctgcccttccttctCCCGCAGGTGTATTGGGAATCCTTCGAGCCTAAAGACCGTGAAGGCTCCACCGTCGTGGTCGCGGAGGCCATGACAAAAGCACTCACCTACGACGcggaggctggtgctgctctgctggatATGCTTGTGGAAAGCGAGGTCTCCACTTTGAAGCAGGTAAGTAGCCTGTGGCCAGAGTTGGAGCCCACCCAGGGATCCTGTGGCCCCTGAAGCTGGCTCCGCTGGGCTCCCAACAGCCTTCTAGGCCAGCACACTGTGGTGGGAAGGGCAGCACTTGTTGGAGGAAGCTGGGGAAATGTTTTCCTCCGGCAGCACTCCAACTCTCAGCTGTGCTTCCTCCAGGTGCCCAGGATTGTGCGGTGCATCCACCGGTGGTTCATGACCAACACGGAGGAGTCAGTTGAGCACAGCCTGGACAACACCCTTGTGGAGCTCACCGACGCGCACCCCCATGATGTGGTGGTGGCCCTGCTGCGCTGTGCCCCATCGTGCGACCGGTACTGGGAAACCTGCCCCgagggctcagggctgcccaGCCTTTAGAGCCCATCGGTCTGCACAGCCCGTCCTGTGTGGGCTGGCAGACAGATAGAGACTTTCAGGACCCCCTGGCCCCTCTATTGCCCAGCCCTGGCACGTCAGCCCCAGAGCCCGCTGCCGTGCTCCCCCTGCCCACCAAGGCACCGCTGCTCAGCCGCCTGCTGCCCGCAGGGGCAGAGCCGCTGGGTGCCGCCTGCAAGGGGCAGcgggcagagccagggctggtggccagCCTGGGCCCCCGCGGTTGCCCGGGCCCTGGTGCTGCGGCCAAAACCCCAGTGACACGGAGCTCTGTGCCTGCAGAGCCGCTGCAGCCATGTGGAGGATGATGGTCACCACCAGCATGACCACAAAGAAGGTGTTCCGGGAGCTGCTCTGCGTGCTGGAGGACTGGCCGCTGCACAGCACGTCCACCTGTGACGGGGACCAACAGGACGTCCTTGCCCTGGCTGTAAGTGACCCGACCAGGCTCAGCCCCAGGGTCGCCTCTGCGGGCGGTTCTCCATCGTCCCCTGCCACTGCATCTCCCGCGGTGGCTGGAAACCCGGGGCAGGGGCAGGTTTAGGAGCATCCAGGCCAGGCGCTCCCCTTGCGTCCACGCTGGGGCCCGGCCACAGTCTTGTTTTGGCACTGAGCGCGGTCTCtggctgttctgttttctgcaggCAACCAGGGCTCTGTGGGAGATCCTCCGGATGCCCAGGTGCCCAAGAGGGCTGAAGGTGCATTTCCCTCGCCtcctcctggctctgctcttccAAGTTGtgtacagcacagagcagatgcCAGACGAGGTGGATACTTTCTGGAGGGAATGCCAGGAGGAAGGCGGCcttcccaccagccccagcaggtGCTCCATCCCagtcctcccagccctgccatggCCCTGGGCCTGGAGCCAGGGCTGCCAGCGTGACCTGGGCTTTGCTCTGCACACAGGTTTATAGTGCTGACTGTGAAAGCACTGCTCTGCCGTCTGGGCTATAGGCTTGTAGCCTCTGAAGTGGAACGTAAGCGTGGCTGGGACACGCTCCTCCACGCTGAGACCCACCACTGCGCAATGGGGCTGCTGGCCAGGTGAGAGCCcccttctccctgctccccGTGCCATTGGTGCCCGGCAGACGGGGCACCCCACACAATCCCCTTGGTGCTGGGTGAGAGGGACTGGTCGGCGGTGATGGCCCAGCAGACTGGcaaaggctgggagagctgggtgcacaggagcagccacctcccagagcGCCGGCGTCCCCTCCCGAGGGCCTGGGCTGACGGCACAGAGCCGGGGTCTGtctgcaggcagcaccagccaggGCAGCCGCCGCGGCGGCAGGATGTGCTGAGGGCCGGGGACGGAGCCTGGGGGACGAATCCCCATGGGCAGGAAAGGGGTCTCTGAGAAAGGGAAGgctttggggtgggaagggtgtttttttccagtttcctcCCCAAAAGGAGCCTGCCTGTACTGGGCACTGCCTTTCTCCTGGTGAGGGGTGTGGAAAAGACCCGGGCCTGTGGGAGCAAatgctgctggtggctggagTGGAGCACAAAGGGGTCTTTGGCCcttggtggggacagggagtcCCAGGAGAGGTTTGCCTGCCATGCTCATGGCCGATGGTGCCTTTTTCCCCTTGCCAGAGAGACCCATGGTGTCTCAAGACACTTCAGTGCCTCTGTGGCGTCCTACCTGGTCGAGCTGCTCAGCAAGAAAGAGCCCCGCTGTGAGCTCCCTGCCATGGCGTTCCTTGTGGAGGTGAGCCTGATGGCGAGCGCTGCCTCGCTGAGCTGCTTCCCACCGCTCTGCCCTCTCGTAGCCGCGGCTGCATGGGGAGCCCAGTCGGTGGGTGTGGGGCAGAGGGTGGGCTCCTCTGTGTGCCCTTGGccccctgctgctggggggacaCTTGCCTCTGTCCGTGTTTTGTGCCCCCCTTGCGCCAGCTCTTGCTCTTGCGTCCGCGGCTCCTCGTAGGACGAGCaatcagaggctgctgagggccGGGGTCCTGCCGGCCGGGCACCCCGTCACTGCTCTGTGTGTTTCAGATCCTGGGCTCCCCTGGCCCAAACGTAAGAGCTGAGAGCTTCCTGCAGCTGGTCCCAAGATACCTGCAGAGCAACTGCAGCATAATGCGTTCGctggtgctcaaaggcctcaccGTGATCTGCGACACACCGTGGATGGTGAGCAGGAGGCAGCGGCTGAAGCCGTGCTGGtgccgtggggctgggcagggaggggtgTTGGCTAGCGCAgcggcttggccttggctgggctgcgggagctgtggtagctgctcccagctctcctgcctccctgttCACGTGCCCGAGTCCTTCGGCGTCTGGGCTCTGAGGCAGCAGCGTGGGCTCCATCTGCCACAACTGCTCCAACTGTTCCACGCAGGTCCCAAAAATGCGGTTCCTGGTGCAAAGACTCACGGATCTACTGCAAGACACAGACATGGATATGGTCAGGATGACCCTGTCTGTGCTCAGCAAAGTGATCCAGGGCCCAGGCTTCCGAATTTCCACCCCCATCGCACTGCAGCTGGCTCAGAGGCTCCAGCCACTCTTTGACAACGTAAGGCTTCATGCAgcccccatgggtgctgggtgctggcaggaaaccttttgccttgtggATTTTCAGACCTAGGACCAGGTGCACCTGAGGCAGCCGGTGCTGAGCTCTTGCCCTCTTCCTGTCCACCAGGAGTCCTGGTATGTGCGACATCTCTCCGTCAGCATCTTTAAAGAGGTGATAGAGCGTGTACCAGATGATGGAAAAAAGCCGCTGAAGACGCTTGTGCACCAGAGCCTGCTCCCCCTGATCTTCCACGTGTTTGATGAGAACAAGGCCGTGGCAGCGGTGAGGATTTCTGACctgctggtgtccccatgggagGTGGCTCAGCCGCCTCCTGCCCTGACACCTCACAGactgcagagctccagccacctcctggcctgggctccagagcagcagctctgggggacGTCTGTCCTGCTGCCCCGGCAGCACCCGGTGCCCGAGATGGGGGTtgccctgctcctctgcccGAGCACCAACCTGCCGGCAGACGAGTTCCCCACCTGCTGCATCTCCTTGCCACGGGCCAGCACAGGCCCTGAGCCTTGCCCAGGCGCAGGGGACGCAGGTCCCGTGCCCTGGGCAGTGGTGCCAT of Columba livia isolate bColLiv1 breed racing homer chromosome 7, bColLiv1.pat.W.v2, whole genome shotgun sequence contains these proteins:
- the LOC135579889 gene encoding maestro heat-like repeat-containing protein family member 7 isoform X3 — encoded protein: MAWRPPFIPRVVWLSDKSEDEEEKGAEAAPASQHEEVQEHQLLQADPNWELPEEEKKQEYTHVLHNPRAKVYWESFEPKDREGSTVVVAEAMTKALTYDAEAGAALLDMLVESEVSTLKQVPRIVRCIHRWFMTNTEESVEHSLDNTLVELTDAHPHDVVVALLRCAPSCDRAAAAMWRMMVTTSMTTKKVFRELLCVLEDWPLHSTSTCDGDQQDVLALAATRALWEILRMPRCPRGLKVHFPRLLLALLFQVVYSTEQMPDEVDTFWRECQEEGGLPTSPSRFIVLTVKALLCRLGYRLVASEVERKRGWDTLLHAETHHCAMGLLARETHGVSRHFSASVASYLVELLSKKEPRCELPAMAFLVEILGSPGPNVRAESFLQLVPRYLQSNCSIMRSLVLKGLTVICDTPWMVPKMRFLVQRLTDLLQDTDMDMVRMTLSVLSKVIQGPGFRISTPIALQLAQRLQPLFDNESWYVRHLSVSIFKEVIERVPDDGKKPLKTLVHQSLLPLIFHVFDENKAVAATCWGTLLRATPLLKKEKLRQAVAKDQRIEAIGECLLVECRSRAAEYLRQTLTYMQSPQDSIREAAVAFLGVLGQHMRAQPEKFRLIYHTVQGAINDKGPYVQRQAFRTLPLLRAAAASGSSRSRLQQLQSQLRQAWRRRRPSLWGNGWLCCCGSAQD
- the LOC135579889 gene encoding maestro heat-like repeat-containing protein family member 7 isoform X1, which encodes MRRCRSTSCCRQVSGRAGPQGEWLQPAGTIPVDIPKERGDEGTGLFPTLGSGHAPSTGTPSPILRPERRGSVSPPAPVTGLGCVLQPLPQPLSSAHTWSLPDPNWELPEEEKKQEYTHVLHNPRAKVYWESFEPKDREGSTVVVAEAMTKALTYDAEAGAALLDMLVESEVSTLKQVPRIVRCIHRWFMTNTEESVEHSLDNTLVELTDAHPHDVVVALLRCAPSCDRAAAAMWRMMVTTSMTTKKVFRELLCVLEDWPLHSTSTCDGDQQDVLALAATRALWEILRMPRCPRGLKVHFPRLLLALLFQVVYSTEQMPDEVDTFWRECQEEGGLPTSPSRFIVLTVKALLCRLGYRLVASEVERKRGWDTLLHAETHHCAMGLLARETHGVSRHFSASVASYLVELLSKKEPRCELPAMAFLVEILGSPGPNVRAESFLQLVPRYLQSNCSIMRSLVLKGLTVICDTPWMVPKMRFLVQRLTDLLQDTDMDMVRMTLSVLSKVIQGPGFRISTPIALQLAQRLQPLFDNESWYVRHLSVSIFKEVIERVPDDGKKPLKTLVHQSLLPLIFHVFDENKAVAATCWGTLLRATPLLKKEKLRQAVAKDQRIEAIGECLLVECRSRAAEYLRQTLTYMQSPQDSIREAAVAFLGVLGQHMRAQPEKFRLIYHTVQGAINDKGPYVQRQAFRTLPLLRAAAASGSSRSRLQQLQSQLRQAWRRRRPSLWGNGWLCCCGSAQD
- the LOC135579889 gene encoding maestro heat-like repeat-containing protein family member 7 isoform X2, coding for MRRCRSTSCCRQVSGRAGPQGEWLQPAGTIPVDIPKERGDEGTGLFPTLGSGHAPSTGTPSPILRPERRGSVSPPAPVTGLGCVLQPLPQPLSSAHTWSLPDPNWELPEEEKKQEYTHVLHNPRAKVYWESFEPKDREGSTVVVAEAMTKALTYDAEAGAALLDMLVESEVSTLKQVPRIVRCIHRWFMTNTEESVEHSLDNTLVELTDAHPHDVVVALLRCAPSCDRAAAAMWRMMVTTSMTTKKVFRELLCVLEDWPLHSTSTCDGDQQDVLALAATRALWEILRMPRCPRGLKVHFPRLLLALLFQVVYSTEQMPDEVDTFWRECQEEGGLPTSPSRFIVLTVKALLCRLGYRLVASEVERKRGWDTLLHAETHHCAMGLLARETHGVSRHFSASVASYLVELLSKKEPRCELPAMAFLVEILGSPGPNVRAESFLQLVPRYLQSNCSIMRSLVLKGLTVICDTPWMVPKMRFLVQRLTDLLQDTDMDMVRMTLSVLSKVIQGPGFRISTPIALQLAQRLQPLFDNESWYVRHLSVSIFKEVIERVPDDGKKPLKTLVHQSLLPLIFHVFDENKAVAATCWGTLLRATPLLKKEKLRQAVAKDQRIEAIGECLLVECRSRAAEYLRQTLTYMQSPQDSIREAAVAFLAVQGAINDKGPYVQRQAFRTLPLLRAAAASGSSRSRLQQLQSQLRQAWRRRRPSLWGNGWLCCCGSAQD